In one window of Hymenobacter nivis DNA:
- a CDS encoding IS1 family transposase: MVYTQHLCARCGSEHIRRNGTQGGQPKYQCKACGYQARFIPAAVAKAAQYAQVEALLTERNSQRSIVRATGVARMTIAKLIKKSGLGLAPAAASPDEKGPTPET, from the coding sequence ATGGTTTATACGCAACACTTATGTGCCCGCTGTGGTAGTGAACACATCCGCCGCAATGGCACGCAGGGTGGTCAGCCTAAATACCAGTGCAAGGCGTGCGGGTATCAGGCACGGTTTATACCAGCGGCCGTGGCCAAGGCGGCACAGTATGCGCAGGTGGAAGCCTTGCTCACCGAGCGTAACTCCCAACGTAGCATCGTGCGCGCCACCGGCGTGGCACGGATGACCATCGCCAAGCTGATAAAAAAAAGCGGCCTTGGACTCGCCCCGGCTGCCGCGTCGCCGGACGAAAAAGGCCCAACGCCGGAAACCTGA
- a CDS encoding transposase family protein, whose protein sequence is MDYLSLRERPRQFLALTSLRAAEFDDLLTDFAPAWERHHRYHTLEGTKRAFPAHRERANAVLAGSDIKLFFLLTYLKSNALQEHQAASFGISQARVSHLATALLGVLNQVLARRGLLPVRDGGELAQRLANHPEPVFAYDGVERGVPRNTDREAQAEEYSAKKKRTA, encoded by the coding sequence ATGGATTACCTGAGTTTGCGCGAGCGGCCCCGCCAGTTTCTGGCCCTGACCAGCCTGCGAGCGGCGGAGTTTGACGACTTGCTGACCGACTTTGCCCCGGCCTGGGAGCGCCACCACCGCTACCACACCCTGGAAGGAACCAAACGGGCGTTCCCCGCCCACCGCGAGCGGGCCAACGCCGTGCTGGCGGGCAGCGATATAAAGCTCTTTTTTCTGCTCACCTACCTCAAAAGCAACGCCTTGCAAGAGCACCAGGCCGCCAGCTTTGGCATTTCGCAAGCGCGCGTCAGCCACTTGGCTACCGCCCTGCTGGGCGTGCTCAACCAGGTGCTGGCCCGGCGCGGGCTGCTGCCCGTGCGCGACGGCGGCGAGTTGGCTCAGCGCCTGGCTAACCACCCGGAGCCGGTCTTTGCCTACGACGGGGTCGAGCGGGGCGTACCACGTAACACGGACCGGGAGGCCCAGGCCGAGGAGTACAGCGCCAAAAAAAAGCGCACCGCGTGA
- a CDS encoding transposase family protein codes for MTLCDSTQYVHFLSATESGRAHDKKLADEYALHLPAGCVLRQDLGLLGHAPTGVVVEMPHKKPPKRELTFAQKLYNQLLSPLRVVIEHAHSGIKRLHMVQGTIRLRGEWVRDTVMVVACGLHNLRVRSPHRAYRAPVHAKLANYAE; via the coding sequence ATGACCTTATGCGATTCCACGCAGTACGTGCATTTTCTCTCGGCTACGGAAAGCGGGCGAGCGCACGACAAAAAACTGGCCGACGAGTACGCGCTGCACCTACCGGCGGGCTGCGTGTTACGGCAGGATTTGGGCTTGCTGGGCCACGCCCCGACCGGGGTCGTGGTGGAGATGCCCCACAAGAAGCCGCCGAAGCGGGAGTTGACGTTTGCCCAAAAGCTGTATAACCAGTTGCTGAGTCCGTTGCGCGTCGTTATCGAACACGCGCACAGCGGTATCAAGCGCCTGCACATGGTGCAGGGCACTATCCGCTTGCGCGGCGAATGGGTGCGCGATACGGTCATGGTCGTGGCCTGTGGGCTGCACAACCTGCGCGTGCGCAGCCCGCACCGCGCCTATCGCGCACCTGTCCACGCGAAACTCGCTAACTACGCCGAATAA
- a CDS encoding IS1/IS1595 family N-terminal zinc-binding domain-containing protein encodes MNCPDCQSRHIKKNGHTHHGKQNYQCTNCWRQFVAAGQSWFNSTADKELIN; translated from the coding sequence ATGAATTGCCCCGACTGTCAAAGCCGACACATTAAGAAGAACGGCCATACGCATCATGGCAAGCAAAATTATCAATGCACGAATTGTTGGCGCCAATTTGTAGCGGCAGGCCAATCGTGGTTTAACAGTACCGCTGATAAGGAATTAATAAATTAG
- a CDS encoding IS1 family transposase, with amino-acid sequence MWTFVGRRTCKVWLWLAVERASRRIVAWVLGCRGAATAWRLWAALPRRYQRHCRYHTDQWEAYAKVLPAHQHRPHPKGSGKTNIVEAINCSLRQRCGVLVRKSCSFSKSLRMHTARIKIVIDNYNLTLQ; translated from the coding sequence ATGTGGACCTTCGTGGGCCGGCGCACGTGCAAAGTCTGGTTGTGGCTGGCCGTTGAACGGGCCTCGCGCCGCATCGTGGCCTGGGTGCTGGGTTGCCGGGGAGCCGCCACGGCCTGGCGCTTGTGGGCCGCGCTGCCGCGACGCTACCAACGCCACTGCCGCTACCACACCGACCAGTGGGAAGCCTACGCCAAGGTCTTGCCCGCCCACCAGCATCGGCCTCATCCCAAAGGCAGCGGCAAAACCAATATTGTTGAGGCTATCAACTGCTCCTTACGCCAGCGCTGCGGGGTATTGGTCCGCAAATCCTGCTCCTTTAGTAAAAGTTTGCGCATGCACACGGCTCGCATCAAGATTGTGATTGACAATTACAACCTCACTCTTCAATAG
- the carB gene encoding carbamoyl-phosphate synthase (glutamine-hydrolyzing) large subunit, translated as MNKPNKVLILGSGALKIGEAGEFDYSGSQALKALKEEGIRTILINPNIATVQTSDGMADDVYFLPVTPYFVEEVIKKERPDGILVAFGGQTALNCAVALYRAGVFEQYGVQVLGTPVQSIIDTEDREIFKVKLDQIGVLSARSVACTTMAAALAAGETIGFPIIVRAAFALGGLGSGFANNMDELRPLAQQAFTTSDQILVEESLKGWKEVEYEVVRDQFDNCITVCNMENFDPIGIHTGESIVVAPSQTLSNREYHKLRTIGIKTIRHLGIIGECNIQYALDPFSEDYRVIEVNARLSRSSALASKATGYPLAFVAAKLSLGYSLAELKNSVTQTTSAFFEPALDYVVVKLPRWDLGKFSGVNRQIGSAMKSVGEVMAIGKTFEEAIQKGLRMLDTGKRGFVANRPDNVDKDTIDQLLSEPNEERIFAINSAFEAGYTLEQVHQLTRIDHWFLQRLLTIFELGQQLAAGRAAGLDSLETKLLREVKKAGFSDQQIAVQLLGEGDVKADELRVRARRKALGVLPVVKQIDTLAAEFPAKTNYLYTTYHGTENDLTRETAKSIVVLGSGVYRIGSSVEFDWCGVQAVQTAAEEGYKTILINYNPETVSTDYDVSDRLYFEELSFERVMDILDFEQPGGVILSTGGQIPNNLAMRLEEAHAPILGTTAAHIDEAENRHKFSSIMDELGIAQPRWKELTSLETMHGFVREVGYPVLIRPSYVLSGAAMNVVSNAFELEEFLKAAREVSAEYPVVVSEFMQEAKEIELDAVADKGEIVSYAISEHVEFAGVHSGDATMYYPPQRVYVGTIRKLKIIAEKVAKRYEISGPFNIQFLEKNGAISVIECNLRASRSYPFVSKISGNNLIKKATQVLLGKEVMRDESERIYDLPFVGVKAPQFSFTRLPGADPVMRVDMVSTGEVGCLGDTAEEALLKSMLSVGYKIPEKTVLISGGPIQSKVALLSATGLLVKRGYQIYATKGTHRFFAENNIPSNLLFWPDDLQEPNVLTYLKEKKIDLVINIPKNLSKGELDNDYKIRRTAVDSGVPLLTNARLAKAFIKAFCTLEMKDLKIKSWNEYKAM; from the coding sequence ATGAACAAACCCAACAAAGTACTCATCCTCGGTTCCGGCGCCCTGAAAATTGGCGAGGCCGGGGAGTTCGATTATTCGGGCTCGCAGGCCCTCAAGGCGCTGAAGGAGGAAGGCATCCGCACCATCCTCATCAACCCCAACATTGCCACCGTGCAGACCTCCGACGGTATGGCCGACGACGTGTACTTCCTGCCCGTGACGCCCTACTTCGTGGAGGAAGTCATCAAAAAGGAGCGGCCCGATGGCATTCTGGTGGCCTTTGGCGGCCAGACGGCCCTGAACTGCGCCGTGGCCCTGTACCGCGCCGGCGTGTTCGAGCAGTACGGCGTGCAGGTGCTGGGCACGCCCGTGCAGAGCATCATCGACACCGAGGACCGGGAGATTTTCAAGGTCAAGCTCGACCAGATTGGCGTGCTCTCGGCCCGCAGCGTGGCCTGCACCACGATGGCCGCCGCCCTGGCCGCCGGCGAAACCATCGGCTTCCCCATCATCGTGCGGGCCGCCTTCGCGCTGGGCGGACTGGGCAGCGGCTTCGCCAATAACATGGACGAGCTGCGCCCCCTGGCCCAGCAGGCCTTTACCACGTCCGACCAGATTCTGGTGGAAGAATCGCTGAAGGGCTGGAAGGAAGTGGAGTACGAAGTAGTGCGCGACCAGTTTGATAACTGCATCACGGTCTGTAACATGGAGAACTTCGATCCCATCGGCATCCACACCGGCGAGAGCATCGTGGTGGCCCCGTCGCAGACGCTCAGCAACCGCGAGTACCACAAGCTGCGCACTATCGGCATCAAAACCATCCGGCACCTGGGCATTATCGGCGAGTGCAACATTCAGTACGCCCTCGACCCTTTTTCCGAAGATTATCGGGTGATTGAGGTGAATGCCCGCCTCTCGCGCTCGTCGGCGCTGGCCTCGAAAGCCACGGGCTACCCACTGGCCTTCGTGGCCGCCAAGTTAAGCCTGGGCTACTCGCTGGCCGAGCTGAAAAACAGCGTCACGCAGACCACCTCGGCCTTTTTTGAGCCCGCCCTCGACTACGTGGTGGTGAAGCTGCCGCGCTGGGACCTGGGCAAGTTCTCGGGCGTGAACCGGCAGATTGGCTCGGCCATGAAGAGCGTGGGCGAGGTGATGGCCATCGGCAAAACGTTCGAGGAAGCCATTCAGAAGGGCCTGCGGATGCTCGATACCGGCAAGCGCGGCTTCGTGGCCAACCGGCCCGACAACGTGGATAAAGATACCATCGACCAGCTCCTGAGTGAGCCGAACGAGGAGCGCATTTTCGCCATCAACAGCGCCTTCGAAGCTGGCTACACGCTGGAGCAGGTGCATCAACTCACGCGCATCGACCACTGGTTTTTGCAGCGCCTGCTCACCATTTTCGAGCTGGGCCAGCAGCTAGCCGCTGGCCGCGCTGCGGGCCTTGATTCTTTAGAAACCAAGTTATTGCGCGAGGTGAAGAAAGCCGGTTTCTCGGACCAGCAGATTGCCGTGCAGCTGCTGGGCGAGGGTGATGTGAAGGCCGACGAGCTGCGCGTACGCGCCCGCCGCAAGGCCCTGGGCGTGCTGCCCGTGGTGAAGCAGATTGACACGCTGGCCGCCGAATTCCCAGCCAAAACCAACTACCTCTACACCACCTACCACGGCACCGAAAACGACCTGACCCGCGAAACCGCGAAGTCCATCGTGGTGCTGGGCTCGGGCGTGTACCGCATCGGCTCGTCGGTCGAGTTTGACTGGTGCGGCGTGCAGGCCGTGCAAACGGCCGCCGAGGAGGGCTACAAAACCATCCTCATCAACTACAACCCCGAAACCGTTTCGACCGACTACGACGTGAGCGACCGGCTCTACTTCGAGGAGCTGAGCTTCGAGCGGGTGATGGACATTCTGGATTTCGAGCAACCCGGCGGCGTGATTCTGAGCACCGGCGGCCAGATTCCTAACAATTTAGCCATGCGCCTCGAAGAGGCCCACGCACCCATTTTGGGCACCACGGCCGCGCACATCGACGAGGCCGAGAACCGCCACAAGTTCAGTAGTATTATGGACGAGCTGGGCATTGCCCAGCCCCGCTGGAAGGAGCTGACTTCGCTGGAAACCATGCATGGGTTCGTGCGGGAAGTGGGCTACCCGGTGCTCATCCGACCGAGTTACGTGCTGTCGGGCGCGGCCATGAATGTGGTTTCCAACGCCTTCGAGCTGGAAGAATTCCTGAAAGCGGCCAGGGAAGTCAGCGCCGAATATCCGGTGGTAGTGTCCGAATTCATGCAAGAAGCCAAGGAAATTGAGCTGGACGCGGTGGCCGATAAGGGCGAAATCGTGAGCTACGCCATTTCCGAGCACGTCGAGTTTGCCGGCGTGCACTCCGGCGACGCCACCATGTACTATCCGCCCCAGCGGGTGTACGTGGGCACCATCCGCAAGCTCAAAATCATTGCCGAAAAGGTGGCCAAACGCTACGAAATCAGCGGCCCGTTCAACATCCAGTTTCTGGAAAAAAACGGGGCCATCAGCGTGATTGAGTGCAACCTGCGCGCCTCGCGCAGCTACCCCTTCGTATCGAAAATCTCGGGTAACAACCTCATCAAAAAGGCCACTCAGGTGCTGCTGGGCAAGGAAGTAATGCGCGACGAAAGCGAGCGAATCTACGACCTGCCCTTCGTGGGCGTGAAGGCCCCGCAGTTCTCCTTCACCCGCCTGCCCGGCGCCGACCCGGTGATGCGCGTCGACATGGTGAGCACCGGCGAAGTGGGCTGCCTGGGCGATACCGCCGAGGAAGCCCTGCTGAAATCGATGCTGAGCGTGGGCTACAAAATCCCCGAGAAAACGGTGCTCATTTCCGGCGGCCCCATCCAGTCGAAAGTGGCGCTGCTCTCTGCCACCGGGCTGCTAGTGAAGCGGGGCTACCAGATTTACGCCACCAAGGGCACCCATCGCTTCTTCGCCGAAAATAACATCCCCAGCAACCTGCTCTTCTGGCCCGACGACCTACAGGAGCCCAACGTGCTGACCTACCTGAAGGAAAAGAAAATTGACCTGGTCATCAACATCCCCAAAAACCTATCAAAAGGCGAATTAGATAACGACTACAAAATTCGCCGCACCGCCGTGGATTCCGGTGTGCCCTTGCTGACGAATGCACGGCTGGCAAAGGCGTTTATTAAGGCGTTTTGTACGCTGGAGATGAAGGACTTGAAGATTAAGAGCTGGAACGAGTATAAGGCAATGTAG